One region of Drosophila subobscura isolate 14011-0131.10 chromosome J, UCBerk_Dsub_1.0, whole genome shotgun sequence genomic DNA includes:
- the LOC117894856 gene encoding 20-hydroxyecdysone protein, whose protein sequence is MKSIALVLLCLAVASQGRVLQLPKEAIDIPVTIIEDKEPPLALALVQEEAKPIVPEPVKPIVQEQEAIPIIDAPKPIIEEALKTIIEEALKEDSKPIVEEAAKPIAEEPKVQEKLEAIKPKEEIRALNKEEEIKPEIKEEVIKAEEIKPVSKEEEIKPLIKVEEIKPEPKVEEIKPELKEEQIKPVIEEEQIQPLISDVAAIKEEPKPEEEPAQIILKSLPAEDTVVVPAEEVDASPVVEDLAELGEHAQPHLRQATQATPTQQQSTTQGNFVQQLIQNSPIGQFLNQFQPQQPAQQAAVQPLAADEAAQPTPAPTIPGFLNPAQAITSAQQAVQNAAQSVVNSTTQAFQGIQQFASNLGNQFQSTLTGLTNPGSTTPRPPGPIQQFVSNIFGGGNNATAAAAAAAPAPPQQNQNPLQGIINFLGGNRPQNAPAVAAPAPVTEAPAKPEVDDKIDPANDEVAEFSEDQNEIRASGESVDDSFEEAIPTNEVIVVNDDASDGREVLLDAIVQPLPLAAVDAVAL, encoded by the coding sequence ATGAAGTCCATTGCCTTGGTGTTACTCTGCCTGGCGGTTGCCAGCCAGGGAcgtgtgctgcagctgcccaagGAGGCCATCGATATTCCCGTGACGATCATCGAGGATAAGGAGCCGCCATTGGCCTTGGCTTTGGTGCAAGAAGAAGCCAAACCGATTGTGCCAGAGCCTGTCAAGCCGATCGTTCAAGAGCAGGAGGCCATACCCATCATTGATGCGCCCAAACCGATCATTGAGGAGGCTCTGAAGACGATCATCGAAGAGGCACTGAAAGAGGACTCCAAGCCGATCGTTGAAGAGGCGGCCAAGCCGATCGCTGAAGAGCCCAAAGTGCAGGAGAAGCTGGAGGCGATCAAGCCCAAAGAGGAGATCAGAGCCTTGAACAAGGAAGAAGAGATCAAGCCTGAAATCAAAGAGGAAGTGATCAAAGCGGAGGAGATCAAGCCTGTCAGCAAGGAGGAGGAAATCAAGCCTCTGATCAAGGTAGAGGAGATCAAACCTGAGCCCAAGGTAGAGGAAATCAAACCTGAGCTCAAAGAAGAGCAGATCAAACCTGTGATCGAGGAGGAACAGATCCAGCCACTGATCAGTGACGTTGCAGCCATCAAAGAGGAACCAAAACCGGAGGAAGAGCCAGCCCAAATCATTCTCAAGTCGCTGCCCGCTGAAGACACCGTGGTAGTGCCCGCCGAGGAAGTCGATGCCAGTCCCGTGGTCGAAGATCTGGCAGAGCTCGGGGAGCATGCACAGCCGCATCTGCGTCAGGCCACCcaggccacgcccacgcagcagcagagcaccaCCCAGGGCAACTTTGTGCAGCAACTCATCCAGAATTCGCCCATCGGGCAGTTCCTGAATCAGttccagccacagcagccggcccagcaggcagcagtccaGCCGCTGGCGGCCGATGAGGCCGCCCAGCCCACGCCGGCACCGACCATTCCCGGATTCCTGAATCCCGCACAGGCCATCACCTCCGCCCAGCAGGCGGTGCAGAATGCCGCCCAGTCGGTGGTCAACTCCACGACCCAGGCCTTCCAGGGCATCCAGCAGTTTGCCAGCAATCTGGGCAATCAATTCCAGAGCACACTCACGGGTCTGACCAACCCGGGCTCCACCACGCCACGTCCGCCCGGTCCCATCCAGCAGTTTGTGAGCAACATCTTCGGCGGTGGCAACAAtgccacagctgccgctgccgctgccgctccagcCCCACCGCAGCAGAACCAGAATCCGCTGCAGGGCATCATCAATTTCCTGGGCGGCAATCGGCCACAGAATGCGCCCGCTGTGGCAGCCCCAGCGCCAGTCACTGAGGCACCGGCCAAGCCCGAGGTGGATGACAAGATCGATCCGGCAAACGATGAGGTGGCGGAGTTCTCCGAGGACCAAAACGAGATACGCGCCAGCGGGGAGTCCGTTGACGATTCGTTCGAGGAGGCCATACCCACCAACGAGGTGATTGTCGTCAATGATGATGCCAGCGATGGACGCGAGGTGCTGCTCGATGCCATCGTGCAGCCGCTGCCCTTGGCTGCTGTCGATGCCGTGGCTCTCTAG
- the LOC117893684 gene encoding uncharacterized protein LOC117893684 isoform X2 → MSTIVEQAATAATASEAAPAASVVSSTPTASASATATATSTAVALSGAPTAATTEIEQLQQALIEKQSQLYALESACLRETERQVELEDSVIAWQDKYDRLYESHKRVQKVNQSLEDKMLKLVDRNANERAQLTSDVATLSVRLAQANFNIAKLQREIERYKADISLAIQLLQCKPDSFVAQKVSSLPIDIQAKVSAYMRLETNSHSDSECSNSGVGVATTASYKVLPASDSPPPAACPFPPTAMVYSMRGLDETNGNGNNPPQQTTTNGNSNNQNNNNNATKDTLNNNNISNNNSNNNPHKFNNNSSGNGNHTTSHSISNPNSDMISPTIMAKFLEDELKANEVKHCDTCACSKQDLQVLADVSRSYTVATQTPHHQQSLQLQQGGASTLNEPLTQLCLRCHSNLNSPSRTNSPYLMKLVKSSDSVISETKSSVSDLNDMDKLFVPAKKDDLMVNPILGHHRLCERTSAVTASTLMYPTTHLGAYAAEKYLLETSNLGQLRNGYHRRFLDGGGTALQLLTKFEGGASAAAAQEELEDESSKPLLSGISQGNLLETEQQPLPQVPPVQASKLEDVCEPLPLKTVPVAAAGGAPAAAAAAHLKSTNSGSVQSLWSNKTSSCEGARMFETFNRNLIKTIKAENPKYRGPRLCAMRIQQNGQSNILLDNLESIEAYKPVIYKRRERLLDEELNDGKDIITSKDSNAASAVEAWQGPAAPHEHVVLQPVLEPLVEPQQETEQEESSQPAAGEAAAAAAAGVSSGVAVHSPKHSANSSSMSDAIDYQESVLLRRQQLSRVAEWVQHNTQQLEQRNLQQPPLPSDSTAGTERQSSYSTLDRMDSISIEKLSMDSGYKTTPQQLTNGPTEDSLSPKTDITSNSLPEAASAPTMAKKTELCTTYYRRTTRSGLPVAYTTTAAAAAAAAAAASGTPPGGDSLSSGSSAPLMCPEQPTCDILNYKYYPNDTDKTRSVQAELHTTTQHVDIAQMEYNVKQFLLKQNEWSMRGDGATQGGGNVVAMPGGARLVRHTRLMGPGVGERVRMATPGGAVAAQTGAMAPHRTETNL, encoded by the exons ATGTCGACAATTGTGGAACAG gctgccacagcggcaacagcatcagAGGCGGCACCCGCAGCATCGGTGGTGTCATCCACGcccaccgcctccgcctccgccaccgccacagccacctCCACAGCAGTGGCATTATCCGGCGCCCCCACAGCAGCCACGACGGAAATTGAACAACTGCAACAGGCATTAATCGAGAAACAGTCACAGCTTTACGCCCTGGAATCCGCCTGCCTGCGGGAGACGGAACGTCAGGTGGAGCTCGAGGACAGCGTGATAGCGTGGCAGGATAAGTACGATCGCCTGTACGAGTCCCACAAGCGTGTCCAGAAGGTCAATCAGAGTCTCGAGGACAAGATGCTGAAGCTGGTGGACAGGAATGCCAACGAACGGGCCCAGCTGACGAGTGACGTGGCAACGCTGAGTGTGCGTCTGGCCCAAGCGAATTTCAACATTGCCAAGCTGCAGCGGGAAATC GAACGCTACAAGGCTGACATTAGTCTGGCGatacagctgctgcagtgcaaACCGGATAGTTTTGTGGCCCAAAAGGTGTCATCG cTACCCATTGATATTCAAGCCAAGGTATCGGCCTATATGCGCCTGGAGACCAATTCGCATTCCGATTCCGAGTGCAGCAATAgtggtgtgggcgtggccaccACAGCTTCCTACAAAGTGCTTCCGGCCTCCGATTCACCACCgccagctgcctgccccttTCCGCCCACAGCGATGGTCTACTCGATGCGGGGACTCG ATGAaaccaatggcaatggcaacaatcCTCCACAGCAAACAACCACAAATGGCAAtagcaacaaccaaaacaacaacaacaatgccacaaaGGACACGCTGAACAACAATAATATTAGCAACAATAATTCCAACAATAATCCAcacaaattcaacaacaatTCGAGTGGCAATGGAAACCACACGACAAGTCATTCGATTAGCAATCCAAATTCCGACATGATATCCCCCACGATTATGGCCAAATTCCTGGAGGATGAACTGAAGGCCAATGAGGTGAAGCACTGCGACACGTGCGCCTGCAGCAAACAGGATCTCCAGGTGCTGGCCGATGTCTCGCGTTCCTACACGGTGGCCACCCAGACGCCCCACCATcagcagtcgctgcagctgcagcagggagGAGCGTCGACCCTCAATGAACCGCTGACCCAGCTGTGCCTGCGCTGCCACAGCAATCTGAACTCTCCCTCGCGCACGAACAGTCCCTATCTGATGAAGCTGGTCAAGTCCAGTGATTCGGTAATCTCCGAGACAAAGAGCTCCGTCTCGGATCTGAATGACATGGACAAACTGTTTGTGCCAGCGAAGAAGGATGATCTGATGGTGAATCCCATTCTGGGGCATCATCGACTGTGCGAGCGTACGTCAGCCGTGACGGCCTCCACGTTGATGTATCCGACCACTCACCTTGGGGCCTATGCAGCGGAAAAGTATCTGCTGGAGACGAGTAATCTGGGCCAGCTGAGGAACGGCTATCACCGCAGGTTCCTGGATGGCGGTGGCACCGCCTTGCAGTTGCTAACGAAATTCGAGGGCGGCGCGAGTGCCGCTGCAgcgcaggaggagctggaggatgagTCGAGCAAGCCGCTGCTGTCGGGCATATCACAGGGAAATCTCCTGGAAACCgaacagcagccactgccacaggtGCCGCCGGTGCAGGCCAGCAAGCTGGAGGATGTGTGTGAGCCGCTGCCCCTGAAGACAGTtcctgtggcagctgcaggcggggctcccgctgccgccgctgctgcccactTGAAGTCCACCAACTCGGGCAGCGTGCAGAGCCTGTGGAGCAACAAGACCAGCAGCTGTGAGGGTGCCAGAATGTTTGAGACATTCAATAGGAATCTTATAAAAACTATCAAG GCGGAGAATCCCAAATATCGTGGACCTCGACTGTGCGCCATGCGCATCCAGCAGAATGGCCAGAGCAACATTCTCCTGGACAACTTGGAGTCCATTGAGGCGTACAAGCCCGTGATCTACAAGCGACGCGAGCGACTCCTCGATGAGGAACTCAACGATGGCAAGGACATCATCACGTCCAAGGACAGCAATGCAGCGTCTGCGGTGGAGGCATGGCAGGGCCCAGCGGCGCCACACGAGCATGTGGTGCTGCAGCCCGTACTAGAACCACTCGTGGAGCCACAGCAAGAGACTGAACAGGAggagagcagccagccagcagcaggagaggcagcagcagcagccgcagcaggcgTCAGCAGTGGCGTGGCCGTGCACTCGCCCAAGCACTCGGCAAACTCCAGCTCGATGAGCGATGCCATTGACTACCAGGAGAgtgtgctgctgcggcgccaGCAGCTGAGCCGCGTGGCCGAGTGGGTGCAGCACAACACGCAGCAATTGGAGCAAAGGAatctgcagcagccgccgctgccaagTGACTCCACGGCGGGCACCGAGCGGCAGTCCTCGTACTCCACGCTGGATCGCATGGATTCCATTTCGATAGAGAAGCTGTCGATGGATTCGGGCTACAAGACAACGCCCCAGCAGCTGACCAACGGCCCCACGGAGGATTCCCTCTCCCCCAAGACGGACATCACAAGCAATTCCCTGCCAGAGGCAGCCAGTGCACCGACGATGGCCAAGAAGACGGAGCTCTGCACCACATACTACAGGAGAACCACCAGATCGGGTCTGCCAGTGGCATACAccaccacagctgcagcagcagcggcggcagcagcagcggccagtgGCACTCCTCCTGGCGGGGATTCGCTGTCCTCTGGCTCCTCGGCGCCACTGATGTGCCCGGAACAGCCCACGTGTGATATACTCAACTATAAATACTATCCCAATGACACGGACAAGACGCGATCCGTGCAGGCGGAGCTGCACACGACCACACAGCACGTGGACATTGCCCAGATGGAGTACAATGTGAAGCAGTTCCTGCTGAAGCAGAACGAGTGGTCCATGCGGGGCGATGGTGCCACCCAGGGAGGAGGCAATGTTGTAGCCATGCCGGGTGGCGCGCGTCTGGTGCGGCACACACGGCTGATGGGACCAGGAGTGGGGGAGAGAGTGCGCATGGCCACGCCCGGTGGAGCAGTGGCTGCCCAAACAGGCGCCATGGCGCCGCACAGAACTGAAACGAATTTATAA
- the LOC117893684 gene encoding uncharacterized protein LOC117893684 isoform X1, whose protein sequence is MSTIVEQAATAATASEAAPAASVVSSTPTASASATATATSTAVALSGAPTAATTEIEQLQQALIEKQSQLYALESACLRETERQVELEDSVIAWQDKYDRLYESHKRVQKVNQSLEDKMLKLVDRNANERAQLTSDVATLSVRLAQANFNIAKLQREIERYKADISLAIQLLQCKPDSFVAQKVSSLPIDIQAKVSAYMRLETNSHSDSECSNSGVGVATTASYKVLPASDSPPPAACPFPPTAMVYSMRGLGRYETNGNGNNPPQQTTTNGNSNNQNNNNNATKDTLNNNNISNNNSNNNPHKFNNNSSGNGNHTTSHSISNPNSDMISPTIMAKFLEDELKANEVKHCDTCACSKQDLQVLADVSRSYTVATQTPHHQQSLQLQQGGASTLNEPLTQLCLRCHSNLNSPSRTNSPYLMKLVKSSDSVISETKSSVSDLNDMDKLFVPAKKDDLMVNPILGHHRLCERTSAVTASTLMYPTTHLGAYAAEKYLLETSNLGQLRNGYHRRFLDGGGTALQLLTKFEGGASAAAAQEELEDESSKPLLSGISQGNLLETEQQPLPQVPPVQASKLEDVCEPLPLKTVPVAAAGGAPAAAAAAHLKSTNSGSVQSLWSNKTSSCEGARMFETFNRNLIKTIKAENPKYRGPRLCAMRIQQNGQSNILLDNLESIEAYKPVIYKRRERLLDEELNDGKDIITSKDSNAASAVEAWQGPAAPHEHVVLQPVLEPLVEPQQETEQEESSQPAAGEAAAAAAAGVSSGVAVHSPKHSANSSSMSDAIDYQESVLLRRQQLSRVAEWVQHNTQQLEQRNLQQPPLPSDSTAGTERQSSYSTLDRMDSISIEKLSMDSGYKTTPQQLTNGPTEDSLSPKTDITSNSLPEAASAPTMAKKTELCTTYYRRTTRSGLPVAYTTTAAAAAAAAAAASGTPPGGDSLSSGSSAPLMCPEQPTCDILNYKYYPNDTDKTRSVQAELHTTTQHVDIAQMEYNVKQFLLKQNEWSMRGDGATQGGGNVVAMPGGARLVRHTRLMGPGVGERVRMATPGGAVAAQTGAMAPHRTETNL, encoded by the exons ATGTCGACAATTGTGGAACAG gctgccacagcggcaacagcatcagAGGCGGCACCCGCAGCATCGGTGGTGTCATCCACGcccaccgcctccgcctccgccaccgccacagccacctCCACAGCAGTGGCATTATCCGGCGCCCCCACAGCAGCCACGACGGAAATTGAACAACTGCAACAGGCATTAATCGAGAAACAGTCACAGCTTTACGCCCTGGAATCCGCCTGCCTGCGGGAGACGGAACGTCAGGTGGAGCTCGAGGACAGCGTGATAGCGTGGCAGGATAAGTACGATCGCCTGTACGAGTCCCACAAGCGTGTCCAGAAGGTCAATCAGAGTCTCGAGGACAAGATGCTGAAGCTGGTGGACAGGAATGCCAACGAACGGGCCCAGCTGACGAGTGACGTGGCAACGCTGAGTGTGCGTCTGGCCCAAGCGAATTTCAACATTGCCAAGCTGCAGCGGGAAATC GAACGCTACAAGGCTGACATTAGTCTGGCGatacagctgctgcagtgcaaACCGGATAGTTTTGTGGCCCAAAAGGTGTCATCG cTACCCATTGATATTCAAGCCAAGGTATCGGCCTATATGCGCCTGGAGACCAATTCGCATTCCGATTCCGAGTGCAGCAATAgtggtgtgggcgtggccaccACAGCTTCCTACAAAGTGCTTCCGGCCTCCGATTCACCACCgccagctgcctgccccttTCCGCCCACAGCGATGGTCTACTCGATGCGGGGACTCGGTAGGT ATGAaaccaatggcaatggcaacaatcCTCCACAGCAAACAACCACAAATGGCAAtagcaacaaccaaaacaacaacaacaatgccacaaaGGACACGCTGAACAACAATAATATTAGCAACAATAATTCCAACAATAATCCAcacaaattcaacaacaatTCGAGTGGCAATGGAAACCACACGACAAGTCATTCGATTAGCAATCCAAATTCCGACATGATATCCCCCACGATTATGGCCAAATTCCTGGAGGATGAACTGAAGGCCAATGAGGTGAAGCACTGCGACACGTGCGCCTGCAGCAAACAGGATCTCCAGGTGCTGGCCGATGTCTCGCGTTCCTACACGGTGGCCACCCAGACGCCCCACCATcagcagtcgctgcagctgcagcagggagGAGCGTCGACCCTCAATGAACCGCTGACCCAGCTGTGCCTGCGCTGCCACAGCAATCTGAACTCTCCCTCGCGCACGAACAGTCCCTATCTGATGAAGCTGGTCAAGTCCAGTGATTCGGTAATCTCCGAGACAAAGAGCTCCGTCTCGGATCTGAATGACATGGACAAACTGTTTGTGCCAGCGAAGAAGGATGATCTGATGGTGAATCCCATTCTGGGGCATCATCGACTGTGCGAGCGTACGTCAGCCGTGACGGCCTCCACGTTGATGTATCCGACCACTCACCTTGGGGCCTATGCAGCGGAAAAGTATCTGCTGGAGACGAGTAATCTGGGCCAGCTGAGGAACGGCTATCACCGCAGGTTCCTGGATGGCGGTGGCACCGCCTTGCAGTTGCTAACGAAATTCGAGGGCGGCGCGAGTGCCGCTGCAgcgcaggaggagctggaggatgagTCGAGCAAGCCGCTGCTGTCGGGCATATCACAGGGAAATCTCCTGGAAACCgaacagcagccactgccacaggtGCCGCCGGTGCAGGCCAGCAAGCTGGAGGATGTGTGTGAGCCGCTGCCCCTGAAGACAGTtcctgtggcagctgcaggcggggctcccgctgccgccgctgctgcccactTGAAGTCCACCAACTCGGGCAGCGTGCAGAGCCTGTGGAGCAACAAGACCAGCAGCTGTGAGGGTGCCAGAATGTTTGAGACATTCAATAGGAATCTTATAAAAACTATCAAG GCGGAGAATCCCAAATATCGTGGACCTCGACTGTGCGCCATGCGCATCCAGCAGAATGGCCAGAGCAACATTCTCCTGGACAACTTGGAGTCCATTGAGGCGTACAAGCCCGTGATCTACAAGCGACGCGAGCGACTCCTCGATGAGGAACTCAACGATGGCAAGGACATCATCACGTCCAAGGACAGCAATGCAGCGTCTGCGGTGGAGGCATGGCAGGGCCCAGCGGCGCCACACGAGCATGTGGTGCTGCAGCCCGTACTAGAACCACTCGTGGAGCCACAGCAAGAGACTGAACAGGAggagagcagccagccagcagcaggagaggcagcagcagcagccgcagcaggcgTCAGCAGTGGCGTGGCCGTGCACTCGCCCAAGCACTCGGCAAACTCCAGCTCGATGAGCGATGCCATTGACTACCAGGAGAgtgtgctgctgcggcgccaGCAGCTGAGCCGCGTGGCCGAGTGGGTGCAGCACAACACGCAGCAATTGGAGCAAAGGAatctgcagcagccgccgctgccaagTGACTCCACGGCGGGCACCGAGCGGCAGTCCTCGTACTCCACGCTGGATCGCATGGATTCCATTTCGATAGAGAAGCTGTCGATGGATTCGGGCTACAAGACAACGCCCCAGCAGCTGACCAACGGCCCCACGGAGGATTCCCTCTCCCCCAAGACGGACATCACAAGCAATTCCCTGCCAGAGGCAGCCAGTGCACCGACGATGGCCAAGAAGACGGAGCTCTGCACCACATACTACAGGAGAACCACCAGATCGGGTCTGCCAGTGGCATACAccaccacagctgcagcagcagcggcggcagcagcagcggccagtgGCACTCCTCCTGGCGGGGATTCGCTGTCCTCTGGCTCCTCGGCGCCACTGATGTGCCCGGAACAGCCCACGTGTGATATACTCAACTATAAATACTATCCCAATGACACGGACAAGACGCGATCCGTGCAGGCGGAGCTGCACACGACCACACAGCACGTGGACATTGCCCAGATGGAGTACAATGTGAAGCAGTTCCTGCTGAAGCAGAACGAGTGGTCCATGCGGGGCGATGGTGCCACCCAGGGAGGAGGCAATGTTGTAGCCATGCCGGGTGGCGCGCGTCTGGTGCGGCACACACGGCTGATGGGACCAGGAGTGGGGGAGAGAGTGCGCATGGCCACGCCCGGTGGAGCAGTGGCTGCCCAAACAGGCGCCATGGCGCCGCACAGAACTGAAACGAATTTATAA
- the LOC117893742 gene encoding uncharacterized protein LOC117893742, producing the protein MFRLQQAQPDPAEEQTRVASEVRFSFIIFGSLIAAIRLAPIVLKQLNNA; encoded by the exons ATGTTCCGCCTGCAACAAGCTCAACCCGATCCTGCCGAGGAGCAGACGCGTGTGGCATCCGAGGTTCGCTTCAGCTTCATCATTTTCGGCAGTCTCATTGCCGCCATCCGTCTGG CTCCTATTGTACTGAAGCAGTTGAATAATGCctaa
- the LOC117893089 gene encoding solute carrier family 35 member C2: MVAAKYERLNSQSGGGGGGCSGGVGSSSGADDDDCEEIELGKKTTSSTTTATTTLQNGKDRRLASNFKYVNSSSSIGSGIGAGGSDVAATSAQEKIMARQSDARIKQMAIGTLVIIMAYLALSIMLTFYQTDINREMPFPLTIVTYHLILKFLLAALVRRIYKMRVGRSRVQLDWRVALRKMAPTGVASAIDIGFSNWGLALVPISLYTMTKSSTIVFILLFAIALGLEKKSWSLVSIVGLIGAGLVMFTYKSTQFNALGFFFILFASLSSGLRWSFAQFIMQKSKLGLHNPIDMIYYMQPWMIASLLPLVFGIEGVKLYAVAEHLKLYTTDEITWAIARITVGALLAFLMEFTEFLVLCKTSSLTLSIAGIFKDICQLFLAVTLKKDQLSPINYVGLVVCLAGIACHLWHKYSTMAEAEKQHKELQLDNDHDDLSAEYNFSDGGAAGGGADNSIAGIHVRSHSTLTVPLLEQTDSEDESGNDLNNKQNSSDVIFDVLKRRDMQR, translated from the exons ATGGTGGCCGCAAAGTACGAACGCCTCAATTCCCAGAGTGGAGGGGGTGGCGGCGGTTGCTCTGGCGgtgttggcagcagcagcggagccGATGACGATGACTGCGAGGAAATCGAACTGGGCAAGAAGACAACGTcgtcgacgacgacggcaacgacaacgctGCAGAATGGCAAAGACAGACGACTGGCGAGCAACTTCAAATACgtgaacagcagcagtagcattGGTAGCGGCATTGGAGCAGGCGGCAGTGACGTTGCAGCCACGTCGGCACAGGAGAAGATCATGGCGCGTCAGTCAGATGCGCGCATCAAGCAGATGGCCATTGGCACACTGGTCATCATTATGGCCTATCTGGCGCTCTCCATTATGCTGACCTTCTACCAAACGGACATCAATCGCGAGATGCCCTTCCCCCTCACCATTGTCACGTATCACCTCATACTGAAATTCCTTCTGGCCGCCCTCGTGCGCAGGATCTACAAGATGCGCGTGGGCCGATCGCGTGTGCAGCTGGACTGGCGTGTGGCACTGCGCAAAATGGCACCCACTGGCGTGGCCAGTGCCATTGACATTGGCTTCTCCAATTGGGGCCTGGCCCTGGTGCCCATATCGCTGTACACAATGACCAAATCATCCACGATAGTGTTTATACTGCTGTTTGCCATAGCTTTAGGATTGGAAAAGAAG AGCTGGTCTCTGGTGTCTATTGTGGGCCTCATTGGCGCTGGCCTGGTGATGTTTACCTACAAGTCCACGCAGTTCAATGCCCTGGGcttctttttcattttgttcgcCTCGCTGAGCAGCGGCCTGCGCTGGAGTTTCGCACAGTTTataatgcaaaaatcaaagctGGGACTGCACAATCCCATTGACATGATTTACTACATGCAGCCATGGATGATtgcctcgctgctgccgcttgtttttggcattgaaG GTGTCAAGCTGTACGCTGTGGCGGAGCATCTGAAGTTGTACACGACGGATGAAATAACGTGGGCCATTGCCAGAATAACTGTTGGCGCACTGCTCGCGTTCCTCATGGAGTTCACCGAATTCTTGGTGCTGTGCAAGACCTCCAGTCTGACACTCTCGATTGCGGGCATATTCAAGGACATTTGCCAGCTATTCCTGGCCGTCACGCTCAAGAAGGATCAACTGAGTCCCATCAATTATGTGGGTCTGGTTGTCTGCCTAGCGGGCATTGCCTGCCATCTGTGGCACAAATACTCCACCATGGCCGAAGCGGAGAAGCAGCACAAGGAACTGCAATTGGACAACGATCATGACGACCTCTCGGCGGAGTATAATTTCAGTgatggtggagctgctggcggtggtgcGGATAATTCCATTGCT